The proteins below come from a single Chryseobacterium capnotolerans genomic window:
- a CDS encoding nitroreductase family protein produces MNLSEVMDYRRSVRIYDRDKPVAEEKIRACLQLAALAPSSSNMQLWEFHHITNADLLSEVSRACLDQTATSTAAQIVVFVTRRDLFHKRARFVLNFEKGNIRRNSPVERQEKRIKDRELYYGKIMPLLYGRFFGLLGGFRKLLTGAIGLFRTITREVSENDMRVVVHKSCALAAQTFMIAMANEGYDTCPLEGFDSKVLKKVLKLPRGAEVNMVISCGVRKGNEGIWGERCRVPFNEVYIKR; encoded by the coding sequence ATGAATTTATCAGAAGTAATGGATTACAGACGGTCTGTACGTATCTATGACCGGGATAAACCTGTTGCGGAGGAAAAAATCAGAGCATGCCTTCAATTGGCTGCTTTGGCTCCGAGCAGTTCCAATATGCAATTGTGGGAGTTTCATCACATAACAAATGCTGATTTGTTGTCTGAGGTTTCCAGGGCATGTCTGGATCAAACTGCGACCTCAACAGCAGCACAGATCGTGGTATTTGTGACAAGGCGTGATCTGTTTCACAAAAGAGCCAGATTTGTGCTGAATTTTGAAAAAGGAAACATAAGACGTAACAGCCCGGTTGAGAGACAGGAAAAAAGAATCAAAGACAGAGAATTGTACTATGGAAAGATCATGCCCTTATTATATGGACGTTTCTTTGGCTTGCTGGGTGGTTTTAGAAAGTTATTGACTGGAGCGATAGGGTTGTTCAGGACGATTACGAGAGAAGTTTCCGAGAATGATATGCGGGTGGTGGTTCACAAATCCTGTGCGCTGGCAGCTCAAACTTTTATGATCGCCATGGCCAATGAAGGATATGATACCTGCCCTTTGGAAGGCTTTGACAGTAAGGTCTTGAAAAAGGTGCTGAAACTACCCCGGGGCGCTGAAGTAAATATGGTTATCTCCTGTGGAGTCAGAAAAGGAAATGAAGGAATCTGGGGTGAACGCTGTCGGGTACCATTTAATGAAGTATATATCAAGAGGTAA
- a CDS encoding aldehyde dehydrogenase family protein, translating to MDFDKIFQSQKAFFNTHQTKDISFRKETLKKLKTILKKNENHIYDAIYKDFRKGKFDTFLTELNLIYNEIDFFLKNLDKLSKPKKVKTPLNLQPGNSHIYYDALGVTLVIGAWNYPLQLTLLPMVTAIAAGNTCVLKPSELPENTMHLLSDLINNNFPSNYLFVAEGGVPETTELLQLRWDKIFFTGSPKVGKIVYEAAARNLVPVVLELGGKSPAIVAKTADLEVAARRLVWGKFLNGGQTCIAPDYLLVEETVKPKLLQLIKEKLEEFNYSDGAEHFTSIINKRNFDRVSSLIDQDKIFYGGKTNEETLYIEPTILDNVNWNDAVMQEEIFGPVFPVIGYTNYDEILEKIIEGEKPLAAYLFTKNEEEKEKLLHLVSFGGGVINDTLMHITNHYLPFGGIGNSGIGNYHGEYGFLAFSHQKSIIDKATWGEPDLKYPPYTDKKMHWIKKVM from the coding sequence ATGGATTTTGATAAAATATTCCAGTCACAGAAAGCATTTTTCAATACACACCAGACAAAAGACATATCCTTTCGTAAGGAAACATTGAAAAAGCTGAAAACCATTCTGAAAAAGAATGAAAACCATATATACGACGCTATTTATAAAGATTTTCGAAAAGGAAAATTCGATACATTTTTAACGGAATTAAATCTCATTTACAACGAAATCGATTTTTTCCTGAAAAATCTCGATAAGCTCAGCAAGCCTAAAAAAGTAAAAACACCCCTGAATTTGCAGCCGGGAAACAGTCATATTTATTACGATGCCCTGGGAGTAACGCTGGTCATAGGCGCATGGAATTACCCTTTACAGCTTACCTTGCTGCCCATGGTTACAGCCATTGCGGCAGGAAATACCTGCGTACTCAAACCCAGCGAGCTGCCGGAAAATACGATGCACCTGTTATCAGATTTAATCAATAATAATTTTCCATCCAATTATTTATTCGTTGCTGAAGGCGGTGTTCCCGAAACTACCGAGCTGCTCCAACTTCGCTGGGATAAAATTTTCTTTACCGGAAGCCCGAAAGTAGGAAAAATAGTATACGAAGCAGCGGCTAGAAACCTTGTTCCCGTTGTGCTGGAGCTGGGTGGAAAGTCACCCGCTATTGTTGCTAAAACAGCCGATTTGGAAGTTGCAGCAAGGCGTTTGGTTTGGGGCAAGTTTTTAAACGGCGGACAGACCTGTATCGCCCCCGATTACCTGTTGGTGGAAGAAACGGTGAAGCCGAAATTACTGCAGCTGATAAAAGAAAAGCTGGAGGAATTCAACTATTCAGATGGCGCGGAACATTTCACCAGTATCATTAACAAAAGGAATTTCGACCGTGTTTCTTCGCTGATTGATCAAGACAAAATTTTCTATGGGGGTAAAACCAATGAAGAAACTTTATATATTGAACCTACGATTTTGGATAACGTCAATTGGAACGATGCCGTAATGCAGGAGGAAATTTTCGGCCCTGTTTTTCCGGTGATTGGCTATACCAATTATGATGAGATTTTGGAGAAGATAATTGAAGGAGAAAAACCTTTAGCGGCCTATCTGTTTACAAAAAATGAAGAAGAAAAAGAGAAGCTTCTCCATCTGGTTTCTTTCGGTGGAGGTGTCATCAACGATACTTTGATGCATATTACCAACCACTATCTCCCTTTTGGGGGTATCGGAAATTCTGGTATCGGAAATTATCACGGCGAATATGGTTTCCTTGCATTTTCTCATCAGAAATCAATTATAGACAAAGCCACTTGGGGCGAACCGGATCTGAAATATCCGCCTTATACCGACAAAAAAATGCACTGGATAAAAAAGGTAATGTAA
- a CDS encoding acetoacetate decarboxylase (ADC): MKKLKILAMVVIIAVILLFAPGFFLSKAVVNTTSNKESVQPITNNPTEKDTLIELAGQKMPVLKGGLFDRFHSNSPMDIVAKERPDIDLSWFKTIQKQKKEVGFTTYSPNFYYSNSSITAIYTADMAKIKELIPEKVKGLVKPISYTPGKGLIAITSYAYHYCDNDFYNELSISIVTTQPGKSNWGLISLMGELNDKNLWGYVLKLPVNTELARVRGVYGYNLPKWLIPIDYINEGNNLTFNYYDEKGNFDFSMAGKKLDVSASTPEITRSNFINLNKQGQLTHGYTDVRAIKKASSKSAEDIQLNLSDGPLSTFIKSLSLHKLVKYDYQPEFQAALYTPELVQEENK; this comes from the coding sequence ATGAAAAAATTAAAAATCCTGGCAATGGTAGTAATTATTGCTGTAATCTTGCTCTTTGCTCCCGGCTTTTTCCTAAGCAAAGCTGTCGTTAATACAACTTCAAATAAGGAAAGTGTACAACCGATAACCAACAATCCTACCGAAAAAGATACGCTCATTGAGCTGGCAGGTCAGAAGATGCCCGTACTGAAAGGCGGTTTGTTCGACAGATTTCATTCCAATTCGCCTATGGATATCGTTGCAAAGGAAAGACCCGACATTGACCTTAGCTGGTTCAAAACCATTCAAAAACAGAAAAAAGAAGTGGGCTTTACCACATACTCACCGAACTTCTACTACAGTAATAGCAGCATTACAGCCATTTACACGGCAGATATGGCAAAAATAAAAGAGCTGATTCCGGAAAAAGTTAAGGGCTTGGTAAAACCAATTTCCTATACGCCTGGCAAGGGATTGATAGCCATTACATCTTACGCTTACCATTACTGTGATAATGATTTTTATAATGAATTGTCCATCTCTATCGTAACCACACAACCGGGCAAAAGCAACTGGGGACTGATTTCGCTGATGGGGGAACTCAATGATAAGAACTTGTGGGGTTATGTGTTGAAACTGCCTGTAAATACGGAACTGGCAAGAGTGAGAGGCGTTTATGGTTACAATTTGCCAAAATGGCTGATCCCTATCGACTATATTAACGAAGGCAATAATCTGACGTTCAATTACTATGATGAAAAAGGAAATTTCGACTTCTCAATGGCTGGGAAAAAGCTGGATGTTTCCGCATCAACACCGGAAATTACCCGTTCCAATTTCATCAATCTGAATAAGCAGGGTCAGCTGACACACGGTTATACCGATGTTCGCGCCATAAAGAAAGCAAGCAGCAAAAGTGCTGAAGACATTCAGTTAAACCTGTCTGATGGTCCTTTGTCAACCTTTATCAAATCATTAAGTTTACATAAACTGGTTAAGTACGATTATCAGCCGGAGTTTCAGGCCGCATTATATACGCCGGAACTGGTGCAAGAAGAGAATAAATAA
- a CDS encoding alpha/beta hydrolase: protein MAPNVKAENDPQILSGIREFLNALNNSGGSPLETLTPEQARQVLVDAQKSVEVDYSRIMETEREITQDDITVNIHIIKPANAASENLPVFIFTHGGGWVLGDYPTHRRLVRDLVVNSGAAAVFTDYTPSPEAQYPVAINQIYAVAKWVSENGAEIGVDGKNMAAAGNSVGGNMTAVLCHMAKDKGGPEIKFQLLLWPVTDADFTRESWQKYGEGRFLTAPLMKWMWDNYLPDLEKRKEYYATPFNASLDQLRGLPPALVQLAENDILYDEGLAYARKLDEAGVPTTIQTYNGFIHDYGLLNPLDHIEAIKFSSEQGALALKKALFGKA from the coding sequence ATGGCACCAAACGTAAAAGCGGAAAACGATCCGCAGATCCTTTCCGGGATCAGAGAATTTCTAAATGCATTGAATAATAGTGGCGGGAGTCCCTTGGAAACCTTAACACCCGAGCAGGCAAGACAGGTGCTAGTGGACGCCCAAAAATCTGTTGAGGTGGATTACTCCAGAATTATGGAGACAGAAAGAGAAATTACACAGGATGACATAACGGTAAATATTCATATCATCAAACCTGCAAACGCAGCTTCGGAAAACCTTCCGGTATTTATCTTTACGCATGGTGGAGGCTGGGTACTGGGTGATTATCCTACGCATAGAAGACTGGTTAGAGATTTGGTTGTGAATAGCGGAGCTGCTGCTGTTTTTACTGATTATACTCCATCTCCGGAAGCACAATACCCGGTAGCCATCAATCAGATTTATGCTGTAGCTAAATGGGTATCTGAAAATGGTGCGGAAATCGGTGTGGACGGCAAAAATATGGCCGCTGCCGGAAATAGCGTAGGTGGAAATATGACTGCCGTACTTTGTCATATGGCTAAGGATAAAGGTGGCCCGGAGATCAAATTCCAATTATTATTGTGGCCGGTAACGGACGCAGATTTTACCCGTGAATCCTGGCAAAAATATGGAGAAGGAAGATTCCTGACCGCTCCATTGATGAAATGGATGTGGGATAATTATTTACCGGATCTGGAAAAAAGAAAAGAGTATTACGCAACACCATTCAATGCTTCTTTAGATCAATTAAGAGGATTACCCCCAGCATTAGTACAATTGGCTGAGAATGATATCCTTTATGACGAGGGGTTGGCATATGCCAGAAAATTAGATGAAGCAGGGGTACCAACTACCATCCAGACTTATAACGGATTTATCCATGATTATGGATTATTAAACCCGCTGGATCATATAGAAGCCATAAAGTTTTCTTCCGAACAAGGTGCATTAGCACTTAAAAAGGCTTTATTTGGAAAAGCTTAA
- a CDS encoding helix-turn-helix domain-containing protein, with translation MSNSINFETVDDYNQFNNHETLHPLVSVIDFSKAHKRTGSKMYFNLYCIFLKDVKCGDLKYGRATYDYQEGTLVFVSPGQVVDVENKVDIYQPLGHGLVFHPDLIKGTSLGKGISEYGFFGYQTNEALHLSKKEQQMVLEMFADIQSELSRPVDKHSKKVITSNIELFLNHCDRFYDRQFITRENVNKGILEKFEELLNNYFSSEKPNTVGLPSVAYCADELHFSPNYFGDLIKKETGKTAQEYIQNKIIDVAKERVFNIDKSIAQIAYELGFKYPQHFIRLFKQRTGVTPNEYRSLN, from the coding sequence ATGAGCAATTCAATCAATTTTGAGACAGTGGATGATTATAACCAATTTAATAATCACGAAACCTTACATCCTTTGGTAAGTGTGATAGATTTTTCAAAAGCGCATAAAAGGACCGGGTCTAAAATGTACTTTAATCTGTACTGTATTTTTTTAAAAGATGTGAAATGCGGTGACCTCAAGTACGGTCGGGCAACTTATGATTATCAGGAAGGAACGTTGGTTTTTGTTTCGCCAGGGCAGGTTGTTGATGTAGAAAACAAAGTAGACATCTATCAGCCTTTGGGGCACGGATTAGTTTTTCATCCGGATTTAATCAAGGGAACTTCTTTAGGTAAGGGCATCTCCGAATATGGTTTCTTCGGATATCAAACCAATGAAGCATTACACCTCTCTAAAAAAGAGCAGCAAATGGTTTTGGAAATGTTTGCTGATATTCAATCTGAATTGAGCCGCCCAGTAGATAAACACAGCAAAAAAGTCATCACATCAAATATTGAGCTTTTTCTTAATCATTGTGACCGCTTTTATGACCGTCAGTTTATTACCCGAGAAAATGTGAATAAAGGTATTTTAGAAAAATTTGAAGAATTATTAAACAACTACTTTTCATCTGAAAAACCTAATACCGTAGGGCTTCCATCTGTGGCTTATTGTGCAGATGAATTACACTTTTCACCCAACTATTTTGGAGATCTGATTAAGAAAGAAACAGGAAAAACTGCGCAGGAATATATTCAGAATAAAATTATTGATGTTGCCAAAGAAAGAGTTTTCAACATTGATAAATCTATTGCTCAGATTGCTTATGAACTAGGATTCAAATATCCACAGCATTTTATCAGACTTTTCAAGCAGAGAACGGGTGTCACTCCTAATGAATATAGAAGTTTGAATTAA
- a CDS encoding acetoacetate decarboxylase (ADC), protein MLVITASIGMYSNVMAAIHVKPVTGTNSFNSHIMNKNVSISESNRKYYRMDTLKSNQTIIDLAGHQVPVLKGGLYDRFRSNPCLSIVEKEAPGIDLSWFKTIQKQKKEVGFTTYSPNFYYSNSSITAIYTADMKMLKKLIPAEVRDIVKPISITSGRGLVAITAYAYHYCDNDSYNELSISIVTTKPNSTNWGVFSLMNELKNKNLWGYVLKLPVDTELARVRGVVGYNLPKWLIPMKYSDQGEMMKFDFYDESGKMDFSMGGKKLAIGDVQPDIVRSNFINKDRNGQLTHGYTDVRAIKKASSKKKEDLQLDLTDGPLSTFIKSLNLGKLMRYDYQPEFQAALYTLELTNESKK, encoded by the coding sequence ATGTTAGTTATAACTGCCAGTATAGGCATGTATTCCAATGTAATGGCAGCTATCCATGTAAAGCCAGTTACAGGTACAAATTCTTTCAACTCGCATATTATGAACAAAAATGTTTCAATTTCTGAATCGAACAGAAAGTATTACAGAATGGACACGCTCAAATCCAACCAGACGATAATCGATCTGGCAGGACATCAGGTTCCTGTTTTAAAGGGAGGGCTTTATGACAGATTCCGTTCAAATCCATGTTTGTCAATAGTTGAAAAAGAAGCTCCTGGAATTGATCTGAGCTGGTTTAAAACTATTCAAAAACAGAAAAAAGAGGTAGGTTTTACAACATACTCTCCTAATTTCTATTACAGTAATAGTAGTATAACAGCAATATATACTGCTGATATGAAAATGCTGAAAAAGCTAATCCCAGCAGAAGTTCGTGATATTGTAAAACCTATTTCAATTACTTCTGGACGTGGCTTGGTTGCAATCACAGCATATGCTTATCATTATTGTGATAATGATTCCTATAACGAGTTATCTATCTCTATTGTAACGACGAAACCAAATTCAACAAATTGGGGAGTATTTTCCCTTATGAATGAACTTAAGAATAAGAATCTTTGGGGGTATGTTCTGAAGCTTCCTGTAGACACAGAACTGGCTAGAGTTCGTGGGGTAGTGGGGTATAACCTGCCAAAATGGTTGATTCCAATGAAATATAGTGATCAAGGAGAGATGATGAAGTTCGACTTTTATGATGAGTCCGGAAAAATGGATTTTTCGATGGGAGGAAAAAAACTGGCTATTGGAGATGTTCAACCGGATATTGTCCGTTCAAACTTTATTAACAAGGATAGAAATGGTCAACTGACTCACGGTTATACTGATGTCAGAGCCATTAAGAAAGCAAGCAGTAAAAAGAAAGAAGACTTGCAGCTCGACCTTACCGACGGGCCTTTGTCCACATTTATCAAATCATTGAACCTTGGTAAATTGATGCGCTATGATTACCAGCCGGAATTCCAGGCAGCCTTATATACACTAGAGCTAACAAACGAATCTAAAAAATAG
- a CDS encoding helix-turn-helix domain-containing protein, whose product MYKSVNQNMKTPEKVSSINALHQFLGLKKPSNPLISVFNFDDVNLEPETVLSAITTDFYVIALKKECAGGKCRYGQQYYDFDEGIMYFIAPHQVLQFEDVLLNGVKGFVLVVHPDFFQGYPLASQVKDYGYFSYATNEALHLSEKEETSVMDIIHNVGDEIEGNMDGFTQDLLISNLELLLKYCDRFYNRQFLTRKKANSDILTKLENLLDDYFKNDNLIINGIPSVHLIAKELNLSANYLSDMLRIQTGKTTQQHIQNRLIEKAKELLSTTELSVSEIAYQLGFEHPQSFHRLFKNRTTFSPLEYRASFN is encoded by the coding sequence ATGTATAAATCAGTAAATCAAAATATGAAAACTCCGGAAAAGGTTTCGTCTATTAATGCCCTGCATCAGTTTTTAGGACTGAAAAAACCGTCGAATCCACTGATTAGTGTGTTCAATTTTGATGATGTCAACCTAGAACCGGAAACGGTCCTCAGTGCAATTACAACAGATTTTTATGTTATTGCATTAAAAAAGGAATGCGCAGGAGGAAAGTGTAGATACGGTCAGCAGTATTATGATTTTGATGAAGGGATCATGTATTTTATTGCCCCTCATCAGGTGCTTCAATTTGAAGATGTGCTTCTGAATGGTGTAAAAGGCTTTGTTTTGGTAGTGCATCCTGACTTCTTTCAGGGGTATCCTTTAGCATCACAGGTTAAAGACTATGGGTATTTTTCCTATGCGACCAATGAGGCGCTGCATCTTTCAGAAAAAGAAGAAACTTCTGTCATGGATATCATTCATAACGTTGGAGATGAAATTGAAGGGAATATGGATGGTTTTACACAAGATCTTTTGATTTCCAATCTTGAGCTGTTGCTAAAATATTGTGACCGTTTCTATAACCGTCAGTTTTTAACGAGAAAAAAGGCGAATAGTGATATACTTACAAAGTTGGAAAACTTACTGGATGATTATTTCAAAAATGATAATTTAATTATCAATGGGATACCTTCCGTTCATTTAATAGCAAAAGAATTGAATCTGAGTGCCAACTACCTAAGTGATATGCTCAGGATTCAAACTGGAAAAACAACCCAACAGCATATCCAGAACCGATTGATTGAGAAAGCCAAAGAATTACTTTCAACCACGGAATTGTCAGTCTCGGAAATTGCTTATCAATTAGGTTTTGAGCATCCGCAATCATTTCACCGCCTGTTCAAAAACCGTACAACTTTTTCTCCCCTGGAATATAGAGCCTCATTTAATTAA
- a CDS encoding type 1 glutamine amidotransferase domain-containing protein: MKKILLVVTNIGHYKSGLETGLWLSELTHIYHTVKEKGWEVTIASPKGGDVPIDPESLKPLVLDKISKSYYESPAFMSGLNHSKSLLEVQNEDFDCVYLAGGHATMYDFPDDVMMQNIIRRQYESGKMVAAICHGVGGLINVKLSDGTYLITGKSMTGFDWFEETIARRKREVPFNLEASIVERGADLKKACIPMTSNVIVDGNLITGQNPFSSKEMAKVVVKELDK, encoded by the coding sequence ATGAAAAAAATCCTTCTGGTTGTAACCAATATCGGACATTATAAAAGTGGTTTAGAAACCGGTCTATGGCTGAGTGAGCTTACTCATATCTACCACACAGTAAAGGAGAAGGGGTGGGAAGTCACCATAGCAAGCCCTAAGGGCGGAGATGTTCCCATTGATCCCGAGAGTTTGAAGCCTCTCGTATTGGACAAAATTTCGAAATCATACTATGAAAGCCCGGCTTTTATGAGCGGACTTAATCATTCAAAGAGCTTACTGGAAGTTCAGAATGAAGATTTTGATTGTGTATATCTCGCAGGTGGTCATGCAACAATGTATGATTTTCCCGATGATGTTATGATGCAAAATATCATCAGAAGGCAGTACGAAAGTGGAAAAATGGTTGCTGCTATTTGCCATGGGGTAGGAGGATTGATTAATGTAAAGCTGTCAGATGGTACCTATCTGATTACAGGAAAATCAATGACGGGATTCGACTGGTTTGAGGAAACTATCGCCAGAAGAAAAAGAGAAGTTCCTTTTAATCTTGAAGCTTCAATTGTTGAGCGCGGTGCAGATCTGAAAAAAGCATGTATCCCTATGACCTCCAATGTTATAGTAGATGGGAATCTGATTACAGGACAAAACCCATTCAGTTCAAAAGAAATGGCAAAAGTTGTTGTGAAAGAACTTGATAAATAA
- a CDS encoding aldo/keto reductase: MKKVILNNGLEMPILGFGVFQVPDPSECEKAVIDAIDTGYRLIDTAASYGNEQAVGNAIKASQIAREDLFITTKLWVQDAGYENTLKAFETSLKKLQLNYLDLYLIHQPYGDVFGSWRAMQELYKQGKVRAIGVSNFHPDRIADLIANSGFTPAINQVETHPFHQQAETQKFLIENNVQIESWGPFAEGKNDIFNNEVLKTIAEKYNKSVAQVILNWLTSRNVIVIPKSVRKERMAENFNIFDFELSSEEMNAIATLDTASSLFFDHRDPNMVKWLSERKLDL; the protein is encoded by the coding sequence ATGAAAAAAGTAATATTAAACAACGGATTAGAAATGCCAATTTTAGGATTTGGAGTATTTCAGGTACCGGATCCTTCGGAATGTGAAAAAGCTGTTATTGATGCTATCGACACTGGATATAGATTAATAGATACTGCTGCATCTTATGGAAACGAGCAAGCTGTTGGTAATGCGATCAAAGCCAGCCAAATTGCAAGAGAAGATTTATTTATAACAACAAAGCTTTGGGTGCAGGATGCTGGATATGAAAATACATTAAAAGCTTTTGAAACATCATTGAAAAAACTTCAGTTGAATTATCTGGATTTATACCTTATTCATCAACCTTATGGAGATGTATTTGGTTCTTGGAGAGCAATGCAGGAATTGTATAAACAAGGAAAAGTAAGGGCTATAGGTGTTTCCAATTTTCATCCGGACAGGATTGCCGATTTAATTGCCAACAGTGGATTTACACCGGCAATCAATCAGGTAGAGACACATCCTTTCCATCAACAGGCTGAAACACAAAAATTCTTAATTGAAAATAATGTACAGATAGAATCCTGGGGACCTTTTGCAGAAGGAAAGAATGATATTTTTAATAATGAAGTTTTAAAAACAATCGCAGAAAAATATAACAAATCTGTAGCTCAGGTGATTTTGAACTGGTTAACAAGCAGAAATGTTATCGTTATTCCAAAATCGGTAAGAAAAGAAAGGATGGCTGAAAATTTCAACATTTTCGATTTTGAACTTTCTTCTGAAGAGATGAATGCTATCGCCACTTTAGATACTGCTTCCAGTCTTTTCTTTGACCATAGAGATCCCAATATGGTTAAATGGCTTAGTGAAAGAAAATTGGACTTGTAA
- a CDS encoding helix-turn-helix domain-containing protein: protein MVSKKTNHSVKRFNTLADVMKASGFPPPKHPLIVLLNGVDKPLKGRIPNKSHVLNYYKIAFKPDAGGELMYGQTKFDFKEGGLFFVAPQQILSSMDENDKEETAVQKIMSPQITLLIDPDFLLQYPLAQKIHQYQFFSYATNEALHLSAKEKETILSLFRDIEEELENRIDDMSHNVIISQIELLLNYAQRFYNRQFLTRKQNYPSLTDRIDQLLEDYFNSDKGLNAGVPTVNYLAEQLHMSASYLSDLLRNLTGQNTQHIIHDKMIYRAKNKLSTTALSISEIAFELGFEQPQSFSRLFKLKTNQSPQQYRAQFN, encoded by the coding sequence ATGGTTTCAAAAAAAACGAATCATTCCGTAAAAAGATTTAATACACTGGCTGATGTAATGAAGGCATCTGGTTTTCCGCCCCCAAAGCACCCTTTAATCGTTTTGCTAAACGGTGTAGACAAACCACTTAAAGGTCGTATTCCTAATAAATCGCACGTACTGAATTATTATAAAATAGCTTTTAAACCGGATGCCGGAGGAGAATTAATGTATGGTCAGACTAAATTTGATTTTAAAGAGGGAGGGTTGTTTTTTGTAGCTCCGCAACAAATTCTCTCTTCAATGGATGAGAATGATAAAGAGGAAACAGCAGTACAAAAAATAATGAGTCCGCAGATCACACTCCTTATAGATCCTGATTTTTTACTGCAATACCCATTGGCACAAAAGATCCATCAGTATCAGTTTTTCTCTTATGCTACTAATGAAGCGCTTCACCTTTCGGCCAAAGAAAAAGAAACCATTCTGTCGTTATTCAGAGATATAGAAGAAGAGCTTGAAAATCGTATAGACGACATGAGCCATAATGTGATCATATCTCAAATTGAGCTATTATTGAACTACGCACAACGTTTTTATAATAGGCAATTTCTTACCAGAAAACAAAACTATCCCAGTCTTACCGATCGTATCGATCAGTTGCTGGAGGATTATTTTAATAGTGATAAGGGCTTGAATGCCGGAGTTCCAACCGTTAATTATTTAGCTGAACAGCTGCATATGTCAGCAAGTTATTTAAGTGATCTATTAAGAAATCTTACAGGGCAAAACACACAACATATTATTCATGATAAAATGATTTACCGTGCTAAAAATAAGTTATCTACTACAGCTCTCAGTATTTCCGAAATTGCGTTTGAATTAGGTTTTGAACAGCCTCAATCCTTTAGTAGATTATTTAAACTAAAAACAAACCAAAGTCCACAGCAATATAGAGCTCAATTCAATTAA
- a CDS encoding NAD-dependent epimerase/dehydratase family protein, which translates to MQTILGANGQIGEELARELKRNFTSKIRIVSREATKVNDTDEVFSADLSIKEKAIEAVRGSEIAYFTLGLPISSDLWEKQFPVILRNVIDACKINGTKLVFFDNTYMYPQDDRNLTENTPFSPLGRKAKVRRKMAEMVLKEIQSGELEAVICRAPEFYGPGKTQSITNTLVFDNIKEGKKLKVPLSDRKKRSLIWTPDASRATALIGNTPDAYGQTWHLPVDASHPTYKQFIEMASGIYGKKLKYGVVPRFLFKIGSWFNPKVKELLELLPRYSYDNLFDDSKFRKRFPEFKVTSYRDGIEQIKREQFRENKL; encoded by the coding sequence ATGCAGACAATATTAGGTGCCAATGGACAGATTGGTGAAGAACTGGCAAGAGAGCTAAAAAGAAATTTCACTTCTAAGATCAGGATTGTAAGCCGTGAAGCTACCAAAGTGAATGATACCGATGAGGTTTTTTCAGCTGATCTCTCCATAAAGGAGAAGGCCATTGAAGCTGTAAGAGGAAGTGAAATAGCGTATTTTACCCTTGGATTGCCGATCAGTTCAGATCTGTGGGAAAAGCAGTTTCCTGTGATTCTCAGAAATGTAATTGATGCCTGTAAAATCAATGGAACAAAACTGGTATTTTTTGATAATACTTATATGTATCCACAGGATGATAGAAACCTTACCGAAAATACTCCTTTTAGTCCGCTCGGAAGAAAAGCTAAGGTAAGAAGAAAGATGGCAGAAATGGTGTTGAAGGAAATTCAGTCAGGAGAACTTGAAGCGGTGATCTGTAGAGCGCCGGAGTTTTATGGCCCCGGCAAAACACAAAGTATTACCAATACGTTAGTTTTTGATAATATCAAAGAAGGCAAAAAATTAAAGGTTCCTTTAAGTGACCGTAAAAAGAGAAGCCTGATCTGGACACCAGATGCAAGCCGGGCTACAGCATTAATCGGTAATACACCTGATGCGTATGGACAGACATGGCATCTGCCGGTTGATGCAAGTCATCCAACTTATAAACAATTTATAGAAATGGCTTCCGGAATTTATGGAAAGAAACTTAAATATGGTGTAGTGCCCAGGTTTCTTTTCAAAATAGGTTCATGGTTCAATCCCAAGGTAAAAGAGCTCTTGGAATTACTTCCGAGATATTCGTACGATAATCTTTTTGATGACTCAAAATTCAGAAAACGTTTTCCTGAATTTAAGGTTACAAGTTATAGAGACGGAATAGAGCAGATCAAGCGGGAACAGTTTAGAGAAAATAAACTTTAA